In Osmia lignaria lignaria isolate PbOS001 chromosome 5, iyOsmLign1, whole genome shotgun sequence, a single genomic region encodes these proteins:
- the LOC117607903 gene encoding uncharacterized protein LOC117607903: protein MKSCFLWFLTVFVAATLVKIERAMAANTFKHEQNIGTVLFEKSDAAKQCWTTEEFIILNSRRMFQDLLPKVKVLNYENDRYIALLMDYFHICLESVRKLSLGKTKHLMLKALADTMGGYLQVYILPLTRHSYYAGNIKYRNARKLFELHEQLKLFLRSNGAGWLKPSREIRHAKIPSIVITPPRTSVACHGIITYPASSITHNKRELKRFAFAKKKKRFSKHKLHKDESVRNEESIIVPLPFLDDDVEPNSIALPFKSQSLQSLYNERSAFVLVKYYVASVKCIVSKSSSKTELKSFNQELYSWLQQSVRCATTS from the exons ATGAAATCATGCTTCCTATGGTTTCTTACGGTATTTGTAGCAGCTACTCTGGTTAAGATAGAAAG AGCGATGGCTGCCAACACTTTTAAACACGAACAAAACATAGGCACGGTATTATTTGAGAAAAGTGATGCTGCTAAACAGTGCTGGACTACGGAGGAGTTTATTATTTTGAACAGTCGACGGATGTTTCAAGATTTGTTACCAAAG GTGAAAGTTCTAAATTATGAGAACGATCGGTACATAGCGCTGCTGATGGATTACTTTCACATTTGCCTGGAGAGCGTGCGGAAGCTGTCACTGGGAAAAACGAAGCACCTGATGCTGAAAGCTCTGGCAGACACGATGGGTGGCTACTTGCAAGTTTACATACTACCTCTCACCAGACACTCCTATTACGCGGGTAACATAAAGTATCGAAACGCGAGGAAGCTGTTCGAGCTCCACGAACAGCTGAAGCTTTTCCTGAGGAGCAACGGTGCCGGATGGCTGAAGCCTTCGAGAGAGATCAGACACGCGAAAATTCCCTCGATCGTGATCACACCGCCGAGAACGTCCGTTGCGTGCCACGGGATTATTACTTACCCCGCGT CTTCAATCACTCACAACAAACGAGAACTTAAGCGTTTTGCTttcgcgaagaagaagaagaggttcTCGAAGCACAAATTGCATAAAGATGAATCTGTAAGAAACGAAGAATCAATTATcgttcctcttccttttctaGACGACGACGTCGAACCAAATAG cATCGCGTTGCCGTTTAAGAGCCAGAGCTTGCAGTCCCTGTACAACGAACGATCGGCTTTCGTGTTGGTGAAATATTACGTAGCCAGTGTGAAATGCATCGTCTCGAAATCCAGCTCGAAAACGGAATTGAAGAGCTTCAATCAAGAACTTTACAGTTGGCTGCAGCAATCCGTACGTT GTGCAACGACATCTTGA